A stretch of DNA from Cannabis sativa cultivar Pink pepper isolate KNU-18-1 chromosome X, ASM2916894v1, whole genome shotgun sequence:
ttttgttatatgtatgctatttttttgttatttttttgttgttattttgatgttattttgatgttacttttattttgttttcttgttgattttatgttgtttttgtgttattttttggaaaaccgtaaaaatgtaaaaaaaacattctttgaacgtaaaaatgtaaatattttacaaaaaatagtgtcttatgtaattattccttataaaaatactaatttttatatttagttaGGTCTAATATGTAAATGTCCAATCCAAaacccactaattattgtattattgaaacttaatttttttcggggttctttttttttttatttatttttacacttcaaaacagtttttttttgcatttttacaaaaattcacatagaaacccctattgcaactagcgctgcaacttaaattgcaacaaaaaatcgtatagaaacccttattgcaattagcgctgcagccactttagaaacccgaaccgtaaatttgaaaaaaaaattaaaaaaatagtatatggggtaattccccatttttttttatatttattttcaagccttatgatatttttgacaagtgttgctcaagATTTGTTGTATTTGCGATAGTTCAATTATTGGTGATACTCTAAAACGCAAAAGCCGCACCGCACCAAAACATTTTTTGCGGTGTGGTTTTTGCGGTTTTGTAATTTTCCAGTGCAAGTGCGATTTGAGAAATTACAAAAACAACATATGCAGACTAGTTtaaaaaaatggtcaaaaaccacACTACCCACACTGCGAACACTCCTACTGCAACACTCCTACTGCAAAATTAGGAAACCTCTACACCCACGAGGTGTAGTAAATGATCCACTATAAAATCTGGAGGGATAAGATATTCTCTATCATATTTATCTAACTAGCCAACATACCGATCATTTGtgcaattattttaaatatttattagacattttaatttttttaaaattatattttatttatttattattttttttttttttgagagaaagcTGTATCCATTTATAAATGAAAAGACAAAATCAAAGATACAAATTACATTTGAAATGAAGAACTTTTCCACAAAGCTTTCTGATTTAAGCCTAAAGCTTTGtggaaattaatataataaaattacacaaaattatattttattttatatttgttaattgttattaataaatGAAGTATtgtgaaaattaatataataaaataaaagctgTAAATAGTATCTATTAAATGTTGTTAAGTTGAATAAATTTTAGTTTTCTTATGTTAATTTATAACAGCAAACacattaaacaaaaaaattatttaattaataaaataaataacaatcaAACTTCAAAACTCATTAAAtataggaataattacataaggtaccattttttataaaatatttacatttttacgttcaaagaatgtttttttacctttttacagttttccaaaaaaaaaaaaacacgaaaacaacataaaatcaacaagaaaataacataaaaataacatcaaaataacaacaaaaaaaaaaataaataaataacatacgtataacaaaaaattaacaacaaatgaacaaaatttcaacataaaagaccgtattttatgtaaataaaatcaaaaaaatcgtaaaaatatttaaaattccgtgaaaccgtatttttattgtttttgtgcatttgtaaAATTATcccttaaatatataaattaaaaaactttATAGTTGgctaacaaaaaaaatcacgATTCTTTGATGTggtttcttaaaaatatcttaaatactaTATACCATAATTTATGGAGTATGACTAAAAAAGTCACAatataattaattcaaaaattataatttagctatgtaaatttaaagagaaaaacGTTTAAAGTTATTGTCATGACTGTATCTTACTTGTAATCACCATTATATTTAAAGTTGTTATCATCAACTTATCTCACTTATGGTCGATACtatattcaaaattattatCTATCACTATGTCTCACATATAGTCGCAAATCCATTCAAAATCTGatgtaatattatattttacttGTAATTATcactatattaaaaattaaaaattaatgtcATCACCATATTAAAAATTGATCAAACATGATCAAAatctatagaaaaaaaaaaaacaaattaataaaactgcatcaattttttttactataatTCTCAAAatgattgaaaaatatttttatgagtgagaaaaaaaatgagaatatacctataaaaaaatataaaaatgattGTTGCTGTTACAACCGAGATGTAGAGTATTGCACATATATGGCTCGAATTTGTTAAATTTAGTGTTATTCTTTTTTGTCTTACTGCTTAATTCATTACTTAAATTCTTGAgttttgggctttgtgccctacaTATATAAAACtgtatttcaatgtaatcttttctattcaattatcaataaaaaaacagattgattttcattacttatttaatgtgttatttggttcatgtgatcatttatttatttgatttataaattcatccaaatccttatcacattgatattcttgtttattgtgtagtcaacacagtagaaagtaattaagattgtgtgattaaatgtattcctatgatttatcagtacacatggtttaactgataggataatctacaatgtagtttacttgcaccttcgataagtgctatgtcctttccagggcattgattaaagtaagcttgggtttgAGGTATGGAGTATGcgtcggaagggaccaatattgaacttgaatCAGTTgtaataaacttaccgtaatattattgagaatattttaccaggatctagattaattaacaagtatgttgattaacatcctaaatatgaatatctctaaaacaatgaaaataaatacgtaagagtttaagaaaaccttacattaattgcagcggaatataatgactccttccgttcaagatctctagcccttgattccttttggtagcaaagcattatcaagatctgaacctagatctctttctctccttcgagtttggttgccaccgtcttactcactatgattgagtactttacttgctatgtgtgggcatgacactcattcactataggttcgaatggtgaagaacaatgaaggaggctaAAATCACTGAGGAAAGAACTCTCTCATTTAGGTTGAaggaatagtcaagttgacattaCTTGACAAATTGTCaagaggatgagatgagagtatcatgttccttttatagtgtttcaactagggctgagggttgaattatatggattaaaaaaaaacaaaaaaattgggCAAAAATACTCAAGTGTCGTCCACTATAATGGATcactttctagttacaattttgccactttttcaaccacttattcttctttcaataataccatatttttcaattcaatcctacaaatgtcaaaactatttatttaataattaatattaattactaaataaaattatcatttatgtaatttattaattagaccatacaaagtgtTATACTCAAAATTCGGTGAGCACATCAGAGGAAGACACGTGTCGAGCTGAGAAGAACAAATGGCTCAAACACGCAATCGTAAGTACACTTGGCATGGAACAACTCGTTAGTAACATAATTTGTAGAGTATGTTTATAACTCGGTTGTCTGAATGGTCTGCGAGACAAAAACGTACGAACTGCTAACTTATGTATCGACGAGAAACCATGAGAGTACAAGTGTGCACGATGAGGCTTCAACCTCGGTGCGTGAAAGAGAAACGATAACGATAAAAACACTTAGCGTATATTACATGgtatacaaactaagtataaacAGTATGGTGAATAAAGATGACAAATAGCGAGGCATCTATCTCGCTGTAAGATGGCATGCATGCGAGGAAGATTATCTCGACACCAGAATATATAGTTGTCAGAGTTGAAACAATATTAGTCTCGGAAAGTCTGATGGCCAGCAACTGCTCGCATCAAAGTTAACCCGACTCCATTTCTAGCGAGGTATCCCCACGAGATAAGGCTTACCATATATCCTTAAATGTGCATTCATCTCAGCCTAACAAAAGTGGGATACATACAACTGTGTAAATTATAGTTAAAAATCTCATTTACTTAGCGTGATTTGTAATCAAAATCCCATGATTTGAGGGAATAATTgatgtaattttgtaatttattgtccactatgtaattattttgCCTTAGAAAATTACTGCATCTATTGATAAAAGTTAAAGGGATTTTTTATGGGGTGTAAATGGAAATAGAAGTAAGTTTCATCTCCCGTCTTGGGAGAAAGTTTGCCTCTCCCAAAAATTTGGTGGCATTAGTTTCTAAGAGGGAAAGAAGTGGAATGTAGCTATGATGGCAAAATTATGTGGTCTATTGCTAGCAAACAAGATAATCTTTAGGTAAAATGGGTCAATGCTATTTACCTAAAGGAACAGGACATTTGGTCGATTCCTCTAGAACAAGATACGAGTTGGTATTTCAAGAAATTGTTGAAGCTCCATGGATTGACTAATAAAGGCACTTAAATCAAGTTGTTTGGAATGGAAAATTTAAGGTGAATAAATTCTATACTTTTTTGATTGTAGCTGCTAAAGTTGATTATGCCTTTGCTGTTTGGAACAAATTAATTGTTCCAAAACACTTCTAACTCAGGACCATTTAAACAGGATCATGATAATACCCTCAACCTTGTGTTATGTTTTTGagtctgctcctgaaactcacaCTTGGCCTAAGGACTTCTCTGAGCTTCATTAGTGGAGTTCAAAAGCTACTTTTGGTTTGAAGAATGTTGTGCTAAATGCTATTATTTCTGCTGTCTTTTATCTACTGTGAAAGAACAGAAACTGCTGTATCTTTGATTATGTTTGTAACAATGCTAAAGCAATTAGCAGAGAAGCTAAGAGTGTTGTCAAGGCTAGGGTGATGGGGTTTAACAAAGGCACTTGTAAAAAAGGTGATCAATATGTAAGGGCTGTCCTTGAAAGttggtaatttttcttttacatcGGTAGCTTCGGCTGCTGGCTTTTGTTTGTATTGTGTTTCTGTTTTGAATGAAAGATTCCTTCTCttgttcaaaaaagaaaaaaacaatatataggGGTAAAtggtaatataaataaaattgtttCGTACTCAAATTGTAGGAAAAACGTACGATCATGTGGTGAAAATTTTGATATGATATGTACTATATTTAGTTATTGCATATTTATTTGTTGTTTAGGAGTTCTTACTATTAGATAATTAATTCTCACTTTCAAATGACTAAAGAACTAAAAAATGATATTCCAATGAGCGAAATCCctgatttgaaaaaatattttctatattgttgGCACCATTTCAACATAATCTATAAATGCAACTAAAAAAAGAacaattcttttaattttaagaaCTATTAATCGATTAGGGGTTGTTTTGCTAtgtttttagttttaaaaaatgtgttttaaaagtgagaataaaaaattaaattttgtcatttttaaatatttaatggtGTTTGACTCATGttttttaaaagtatttttagattttttttattaaaaaagaaattcaATATTCTACACCATATAACGACATGAACCCATAGACCctaacccggacccaaactttgGAACTCAACCCCAAACTTAGACCCGAACAGACCTTGAGTTAGGGTTTGGACTCTGAGTCCGAGTCTGAGGTAGGGTGGGGTGAGGTGGGGTCCAAATTAAGGTCCAGGTGCGGGCTTCGGTGTTCGAGGTCCGAGGTTAAGAGTTCAAGTCTGAGTCTGAGTCCTAATCTAGGTAGGTTTAGAATCCGAATATATGcataaaaatgtaataaagaatatgttagacaaaaaattaaaattatttttgaaataaaagacAACATTTTAatgttttctattttctttggtCAAATGCtataattggtttttaaaagttatttcaaAACAGAAAAGAATTTTTAAGTCAAACAGCCCCTTAGAGCTTGTTTGGCTGtgttttcaatttttagttttttaaattatgttttcaaAAGTGAGaataaaaaacaatttttcgtcattttaaaaatttaatagtgtttggtacaaatttttaaaactattttaaaattttttcttactaaaaaaaatcaatattttaacaCCATATTATAACATGAACCCACttgggtccgagttcgggtttTGTTTGGGTCTAAGATCCGAGTATGTGAgcaaaaaatgtaaaatataatatgttggacaaaataaaattatttttgaaaattgaaaaaaacattttgatgttttctgttttctagttttttttaaactcagttcttaaaaaattatttttacaaaatttttgcCGAACAGTTTTTAAGTTATGAAGCCAAACAACCCCTTAAACTCTACAATAGAGAGTGATAACAAAGAAAACTTCATAATTATCTATGATATTCAACAGAGTGAGCATCTTATGGTTTTTAAGTATTCAATAAAGTACCCTGTACCCTTATGCATTTCTATGCAAAACTCAATCCTGCAATAACAAATGTGAATCTTTCGGCCTTCAAGGATTTAAACATGTAAACTTTATATAGTTCCTCAATATGTGAAAATGAAATCTCAATGCTTTCCAACAAAACTACAACTTTGATGTAAAAGTCATTTAGATATAAAATTATGACTCTCCTATACGTAtgtgaacaaaaaaaaaaagaacataaaaattatatacacaAATGTTTGTGGTGACAATTGTGAAGCCTATAAGCTCTTTACCTTATAACCAGAAGAAAGCTCTTAGGAAGAGCCATAAAGGGCAGTTGAACAAAGTATAAACGGCAGTGGTACCAATGTTCATCATGAGCTTTAAGTAATGTTTATCTGCCTGGAAGTAATGTGTCCAGGCCAATAATGTTAGTCACAAAGAGTTATAAATTGGCCATGATAGCAAAAGTGGCAGTGCATTAGTGGCTGCAAGGGCCATAAATAGCAAAGAAGAAAGACCTGTGGACGATGCTGCAGCTCCGCTCGAGTGTCGGCTTCTTAAGTACATCATGGTCTTATTCACCAGTGGTAGTGGTATCCCATCTTTTCTTGCTCCCAACACTTTCTGGCTGCAAATTTTTTGTTTCATATAccaccattcaaaaaaaaattagtgttcATTTgagtatactatttttttttgtataaatttaattatttgcgAAGTACTCTCCACTTGACAAGGTATGACTTCCTTTGTTTTAGAGAAAAGACAAGGTAAGTCTTGAGTGtgtcagaaaaaataaaagaattatgAAGAACAATTTAATGAACAAATACGGGTtcactaaaataattaaatatgaataaaattgtCCAAAAGACTCAAATTATGGAGGGACTGGGCCCATTAGAAAAGCTTTCATCACACCCCACACCACTTGTATGCCTATTAGAGCGAAATTTCTTGAATGTGCCATGCTAAATTAATTTACGAAATTACCCATGTAAACTCATCGGCATAGAAATATGTATCGAGATCAAGATAGTAATTTTACCTGGTATAGGGTAATGGGCAAAATATAATAGTATAATCAGCGGAGGCGCACGTGTAAGTGCTGGTTTTGTCATCGTACGCGTAGCTATACGAGCGTGGGCAAGCGTGTTTGAAGTAGAGCGAATAAGGAGAAGGCCCACACGTGTCAGGTGTGGAGTACGCCTCACTACAACAAAAGCGGGGATCCCCGAACGCTTCACACGCGCTCCTACACGCTACGCTCCCTTTGCCATTAGCACGCGCCACTCGCAACGCGGTCGGACAAGCCCCGTTTAAGTCGACGAGACAACCGGTGGCGCCGCATCCACCTCTTGTACCTCCCTTGGGGACGATCAACATCGGGATGTTGTACCCGTCGACTAAGCTGACGTCGTAGAAGTCCAAGCCGTCAGCGCCGTTAAGAGTGAACTCAGCTAGTGTAGCTGGCGGCTTGGCCCCGGCTCCTTCACACTCCAGCTTGCCCGAACCGCAGTCCCCGGCGATGCAAGTGAATTTGCCGGTTGAGTCGTGGCCGCAATGGGTCCGAGCCCATAGACGACCCGACCACGCTCTGGGTATGCGTAAGGTCCGAGATTCGCCGCTGTGGAGAACGAAGCCGGTGGTGGGGAGCGGAGCTGAGTTGGCACCGGATAGCAAGCCGGGCCATATGGTGTTCCGGCATTTGTTTACTAATTTGAACGTCGTTGACTCTACCTCTGCAACCACATAAAGAACAAAGTAAGAATTGGGTTAGCGGGAAATCGTAGAACAGAAAATTAAAGTAATAATCTTGGTGGGTAATTACCTAAGACGAAAGAGAAAGTGAGGAGTGTGAGAAGTGACCCGGTAAGAATGATCCGATCCATAATTGAAGGAAGAGTAAGGTTGTAAGAGTTCAGAGAAAGAGTTTAAGAGTaggagaagaagtggaagaagaagaaaagagaaatattttaaagttgaATTAGAATCGAAAGAACTTTACTTTTCTTTTGTCCAGAGAGGAGTGTTTTTGAGCTCCGATTACCtttccgaaataattttttatttaattattgtttgttgtattaaattatttaatatttatataaaaaaaaaattacaaaaattaaaacacattattaaaaaaaattgtatatataaaaaaatattatttttttaaattatatgaaaataaaattatatataaatttttgaaatataattgtatctttatatattaaaagtgcctatttaacggcaattcttggtttaacagaatatactcaataatattctgttaaatttaacgattaggtttgatctcccgttaacaaataaacccaataattaaacccaaaaaattaaacaatcttttaaatattaataatctctttttaaattaaaaaaaatcatcttagccacatatctctctaacaaacctatcttgggagaatattaatatttttttttatctttttttaaaaaagaaaaatctttatatattaaagttaacctcacgttatctaatgttttctctcgataagcataggaagcagaaataccacttctatctttgtgtgattgcagatataccacttttgtcattgacccactttttagctttataaatggagatgtttatataatattaacactttacagaatatttatagatataaaattacattacaatgctatgttaaaaaaagaactaaatagaataatttactactccaataataaatttatttacaattttataattacactaatattatttttaatacattattaaataatatttcaaatataaatatttaattttttcaaataaaaaatttgtaatctctaaaaataaaatacattcaaaatcttaaaaagaccaaaatcttaaataaaactagcaatacgtggctcgacacgtacattcacctagttatatatattaaacttttaaattgttatttttttacattaaaatattaattgtatatatagttttttatttttttttataataatatgtgGATTGAATTAAATCGGTTACTTTTATATGTCAATTAACATCTAATCCGCATAAGTACGGATTTTAAATTTTCCAATCCACTCCAATCCTCACAAGTACAGATATCCATACTTTGCGGATTTAATTGAATTGAATCGTATGGGTTGAATTAAATcagctattttatgaacactcctaattttaattattgtttttatattttatagaaaaaaaattagtatttttatattggATGACTATGCAatgataaatataaatatatgtatgtatatatatatatatataaatttcagGTAATAGCTTCAGATGGAAGCTTGTTTTTTTCAACATGAGCCATATTTTTAGTGGACCTCTATTTAGATAGTTAGTCGCGTAAGATTCAAATAGTGTAAAAAGACATTTGAGATccgaataaaaataaatatacaaataatacaatttgtaataaaatgatttaagattggtgagaaaaaaaaatagtaatcattttgaaaatggatattaaacaaatattatccacatggattaaatataaaattcaatTTCTCTTCTTTCCCATCTTTTCTCTCTCACCTAAATCTTTAGGGAGTGTTTGGTTATAGTTGTAATAGAATTGCAAcaaatacaattttattatattttataagtatataaaattaatctagttttatatttatttatcaaaaaatacatctaactaattttattaaacaataaaataagtaaataagtttagaattttaaacaatataactaataaaattattataatgtataattaattaattgaaataacatttaatttaaatttaaattaaaatttatataaaatataattatctaattttattcatacttttaaataattatctaaattatattttaataaataaattaaatttaaatatttaaaatatttttctttcaaaaaaatataattaattaattgatttaacATTAGTTTTATTCATTaacattaattgaaaaataaaagacaaTCGTTGAACGGACAATTTCCGTTAAATAACGACATTTAATATAagggaaaaatattttcaaatgtgcaaaattttctctcttctttaatttcatattataattagttttttttttttttttaaggtatattataatattagttGAAGATTATATTTTAGTCAAATTAGAGGCCTTGGCCCCTTTATTTTTGAAGCTTATTTATTGCTGCCTTTAATTTGAGTTTAGTTCTTGTATAGTGTGAAAGCATCTTAATCTCTAAATAATAGACTTTCTTTTGTGCTTTTATCTGTGGTATTACAAAATATATACCATGGGCC
This window harbors:
- the LOC133032551 gene encoding thaumatin-like protein 1 isoform X2, whose amino-acid sequence is MDRIILTGSLLTLLTFSFVLEVESTTFKLVNKCRNTIWPGLLSGANSAPLPTTGFVLHSGESRTLRIPRAWSGRLWARTHCGHDSTGKFTCIAGDCGSGKLECEGAGAKPPATLAEFTLNGADGLDFYDVSLVDGYNIPMLIVPKGGTRGGCGATGCLVDLNGACPTALRVARANGKGSVACRSACEAFGDPRFCCSEAYSTPDTCGPSPYSLYFKHACPRSYSYAYDDKTSTYTCASADYTIIFCPLPYTSQKVLGARKDGIPLPLVNKTMMYLRSRHSSGAAASSTGR
- the LOC133032551 gene encoding thaumatin-like protein 1 isoform X1, encoding MDRIILTGSLLTLLTFSFVLEVESTTFKLVNKCRNTIWPGLLSGANSAPLPTTGFVLHSGESRTLRIPRAWSGRLWARTHCGHDSTGKFTCIAGDCGSGKLECEGAGAKPPATLAEFTLNGADGLDFYDVSLVDGYNIPMLIVPKGGTRGGCGATGCLVDLNGACPTALRVARANGKGSVACRSACEAFGDPRFCCSEAYSTPDTCGPSPYSLYFKHACPRSYSYAYDDKTSTYTCASADYTIIFCPLPYTSQKVLGARKDGIPLPLVNKTMMYLRSRHSSGAAASSTGLSSLLFMALAATNALPLLLSWPIYNSL